A stretch of Flavobacterium sp. N2270 DNA encodes these proteins:
- a CDS encoding zinc-dependent metalloprotease: MKKTLLLSVFSLLVFNLGFSQTEKAWKEETSQNIKKNINVERETFPQEYKLMQLNVSIMKQTLASASDRFSRNTKGVIISLPNAEGVLERFEVFEASNFDADLQAQFPEIRSFAGNGIDDKFARLRMSIDPKGITTMVHRADKGSEYMEPYSQDGSIHVVYKGSRVKGKLPFTCSTVDEVLVNDLTEKANSISRSSTGQLLNFRLAMSVTPEYTSYHHTALGLATPKTSALSAINTTMTRVNGVFETDFAIHMNLINNMTIIYDGSVADPYGATDANYNSELQATLTSVVGDSNYDVGHLMGNVGNNGNAGCIGCVCVNGSKGSGYTTSTVPVGDAFDIDFVAHELGHQFGANHTFTHSTENNAVNYEVGSGVTVMGYAGITSFDTHSNSIDVFHAGSIAQVQANMASKTCPTTVAITHSAPVVNAGGNWTIPISTPFVLTGSATDAGGAGGLTYTWEQYDEATIGAINGAVSAASPTKTAGPNWQNYIDSSSPVRYFPNMTSILAGNTTTAGVDITAEALSSVARTLNFRLTARDNVAGQGQTNFANSTITVASKTALTVTMAANTVYPVGSAQTVVWTGATGTSGHSTIAGGTNVDISFSADNGATWTVLLAGTPNDGSQSVTLPSGVQGAYCRFMVKASANIFFNISQPFAVGDYTYQSQNVCKDYVFNLNSVIAESSDTSYSGIALPITDSYTITDIKTYSNITHSNIGQVNVLFWFPWSTALNTGIWYNQTSCTNANMDKWFDLAGTAANCTTVGGSPFLPFSSTNFNGAIGQNSAGTWIVYFKDVVVDGSGGIFNTFTIQLCRSQLVPVLASESFGIEGFSLYPNPNNGTFNIQFNSTSSSEIKVNVHDLRGRQIYNKSFQNNGLFNESLQLNNVQSGIYLVTVQDGARKEVKKIIVE; this comes from the coding sequence ATGAAAAAAACATTACTATTATCTGTTTTTTCATTGTTAGTGTTTAACTTAGGTTTTTCACAAACAGAAAAGGCATGGAAAGAAGAAACGTCTCAAAACATTAAGAAAAATATAAATGTTGAAAGAGAGACGTTCCCACAAGAATATAAATTAATGCAGTTAAATGTTTCAATTATGAAACAGACTCTTGCCTCAGCGTCTGATCGTTTTTCAAGAAATACTAAGGGAGTAATTATTTCGTTGCCAAATGCAGAAGGAGTTTTAGAGCGTTTTGAAGTTTTTGAAGCTTCAAATTTTGATGCAGATTTGCAAGCACAATTTCCTGAAATTCGTTCTTTTGCGGGTAATGGAATTGATGACAAATTTGCTCGTTTAAGAATGAGTATTGATCCAAAAGGGATAACTACAATGGTTCATAGAGCTGATAAGGGTTCAGAATATATGGAGCCTTATTCTCAAGACGGGAGTATTCATGTCGTTTATAAAGGATCAAGAGTAAAAGGGAAACTGCCTTTTACTTGTTCAACTGTTGATGAAGTTTTGGTTAATGATTTAACGGAAAAAGCAAATTCAATTTCTCGTTCAAGTACAGGACAATTATTGAACTTCAGATTGGCCATGTCTGTAACTCCAGAGTATACTTCATATCATCATACAGCACTAGGATTGGCTACGCCAAAAACAAGTGCTTTATCTGCTATAAACACAACAATGACACGTGTAAATGGTGTTTTTGAAACAGATTTCGCAATTCATATGAATTTAATTAACAATATGACTATTATTTATGATGGTTCTGTAGCAGATCCATATGGAGCTACTGATGCTAATTATAATTCAGAATTACAAGCAACTTTAACTTCTGTTGTTGGTGATTCAAATTATGACGTAGGTCACTTAATGGGTAATGTTGGTAATAATGGAAATGCTGGTTGTATAGGTTGTGTTTGTGTAAATGGAAGTAAAGGAAGTGGTTATACAACAAGTACAGTGCCTGTTGGTGATGCTTTTGACATTGACTTCGTAGCACATGAATTAGGACATCAATTTGGAGCAAACCACACGTTTACTCATAGCACAGAAAATAACGCTGTTAATTATGAAGTTGGTTCAGGAGTAACAGTAATGGGTTATGCTGGGATTACTTCATTTGATACTCATTCAAATTCTATAGATGTATTTCATGCGGGTAGTATCGCTCAAGTACAAGCAAATATGGCATCTAAAACATGTCCTACAACGGTAGCGATTACACATTCTGCGCCAGTTGTAAATGCTGGAGGTAACTGGACAATTCCAATAAGTACTCCATTTGTTTTGACAGGTTCTGCTACAGATGCTGGTGGTGCTGGTGGATTAACATATACATGGGAGCAATATGATGAGGCTACAATTGGGGCTATAAATGGAGCTGTAAGTGCGGCAAGCCCAACTAAGACAGCGGGCCCAAACTGGCAAAATTATATAGACTCATCAAGCCCAGTAAGATACTTTCCAAATATGACTTCAATCTTAGCAGGTAATACAACAACTGCTGGTGTAGATATAACTGCTGAGGCATTAAGTTCAGTTGCAAGAACATTAAATTTTAGATTAACAGCTAGAGATAATGTTGCGGGTCAAGGACAAACTAATTTTGCTAATAGTACTATTACGGTCGCAAGTAAGACTGCTCTTACGGTTACTATGGCGGCTAATACTGTTTATCCAGTAGGTTCTGCTCAAACGGTTGTTTGGACTGGAGCTACAGGAACAAGTGGACATAGCACGATTGCTGGAGGTACAAATGTAGATATTTCTTTTTCTGCAGATAATGGTGCTACATGGACAGTATTATTGGCAGGGACTCCTAATGACGGTAGTCAATCAGTTACTTTGCCTTCAGGTGTACAGGGAGCTTATTGTAGATTTATGGTAAAAGCAAGTGCAAATATTTTCTTTAATATTTCTCAACCTTTTGCTGTTGGTGATTATACGTATCAATCACAAAATGTTTGTAAAGATTATGTTTTTAATTTGAACTCAGTAATTGCGGAGAGTTCAGATACTAGTTATTCTGGAATTGCGCTACCTATTACTGATTCATATACAATAACTGATATAAAAACTTATTCTAATATAACGCATTCAAATATAGGACAAGTAAATGTGTTGTTCTGGTTTCCTTGGTCTACAGCTTTGAATACAGGTATTTGGTACAATCAAACATCTTGTACAAACGCAAATATGGATAAATGGTTTGATTTGGCAGGTACTGCTGCGAATTGTACAACAGTTGGTGGAAGCCCATTTTTACCATTTTCATCTACTAATTTCAATGGAGCAATTGGACAGAATAGTGCCGGTACTTGGATTGTTTATTTTAAAGATGTTGTTGTTGATGGTTCTGGGGGTATTTTTAATACATTTACTATTCAATTATGTAGGTCACAATTAGTGCCTGTTTTAGCTTCTGAAAGCTTTGGTATTGAAGGATTTTCATTATATCCAAACCCAAATAACGGTACTTTTAATATTCAATTTAACTCGACTTCTTCAAGTGAAATAAAAGTTAATGTTCATGATTTAAGAGGAAGACAGATTTATAATAAATCATTTCAAAATAATGGATTATTCAATGAATCATTGCAATTAAATAATGTTCAGTCTGGAATTTATCTTGTAACTGTTCAAGACGGAGCTAGAAAAGAAGTAAAGAAAATTATTGTAGAATAA
- a CDS encoding M43 family zinc metalloprotease, giving the protein MKKITLSFAFLFSLFLVQAQQVSKQTKKFGKEISADRISPSGFVRCVTDEYETFLQAKDPSRLNHDQLEAQIAPIIENYKNQRSETGGIIYIPVVVHVIHNGDAYGVDENITDEQVLSQITVMNQDFRRMAGTPGFNTNPVGADIQIQFVMAKADPNGNPTNGINRVNLCTASYAGADSNATIANVEAIKPQTIWNPLLYMNMWSVKWDGSGLLGYAQFPATGTATANTDGVVSGHTFFGSRTIYPGGNYGAGTQYDKGRTMTHEVGHYLGLYHTFQGGCSGAGDSCADTPAVATANYDCPTGTDSCAGGGADMIENYMDYTDDSCMNVFTANQKTRIYSFMTATYPRRNGLRTSTKDIAIPLFANDAEVKIENYCTATPNPCGGNTHKVLLYNRGTSNLTSATINYNVNGGASTPVNWTGNLAPNKYEIVTFTTTQSTGTLNVSIANANGGADQRAGNNTASKAFNFPATTPPTDYPYTAFNFTLIKDNWGTETTWDLKNSAGTILYSGGPYTGSGTGGGTTVENQNWNLAPDCYTFTINDTAGDGICCAYGTGSYSITTNSGSTTVVSGGDFTSTETTTFTNASLSNGGFNLDSISVYPNPTEDILNVSIPSQLGSNVSYEIFNYLGQVVKSSESSSSVFSINTSNFSNGVYFIKLNVEGASKTLRFIKN; this is encoded by the coding sequence ATGAAAAAAATTACTTTATCATTTGCATTTTTGTTTAGCTTGTTTTTAGTTCAAGCACAACAAGTAAGCAAGCAGACTAAAAAATTCGGAAAGGAAATATCCGCAGATAGAATTTCACCTTCAGGCTTTGTTAGATGTGTAACAGATGAATATGAAACATTTTTACAAGCAAAAGACCCAAGCAGATTAAACCATGATCAGCTTGAAGCACAAATTGCTCCAATAATTGAAAATTACAAAAATCAAAGATCTGAAACTGGAGGTATTATTTATATACCAGTAGTAGTTCACGTAATTCACAATGGAGACGCTTATGGAGTTGATGAAAATATTACAGACGAACAAGTATTATCACAAATCACTGTAATGAATCAAGATTTCAGAAGAATGGCAGGAACACCTGGATTTAATACTAATCCTGTTGGTGCTGACATACAAATACAATTTGTAATGGCGAAAGCTGACCCTAATGGGAACCCTACTAATGGTATTAATAGAGTAAATTTATGTACAGCTTCTTATGCTGGAGCTGATTCTAATGCTACAATTGCTAATGTTGAAGCTATAAAACCTCAAACAATTTGGAATCCTTTATTATACATGAATATGTGGAGTGTAAAATGGGATGGCTCAGGGCTTTTAGGCTATGCTCAATTTCCTGCTACAGGAACGGCAACCGCTAATACTGATGGGGTTGTTTCAGGACATACTTTTTTTGGATCTAGAACAATTTATCCTGGAGGAAACTATGGAGCTGGAACTCAATATGACAAAGGAAGAACTATGACGCATGAGGTTGGTCACTATTTAGGGCTTTACCACACATTTCAAGGAGGCTGTTCTGGAGCCGGCGATAGCTGTGCTGACACACCCGCTGTTGCAACAGCAAACTATGATTGCCCTACAGGAACAGATAGTTGTGCGGGAGGTGGTGCAGATATGATAGAAAACTATATGGATTATACTGACGATTCTTGTATGAATGTTTTTACAGCAAACCAAAAAACGAGAATTTATTCATTTATGACGGCCACATATCCTAGAAGAAATGGATTAAGAACTTCTACAAAAGATATAGCTATTCCATTATTTGCTAATGATGCTGAAGTAAAAATTGAAAACTATTGTACCGCAACACCAAATCCTTGTGGAGGAAATACACACAAAGTATTGCTTTACAATAGAGGTACTTCAAACCTAACATCTGCTACTATAAATTACAATGTAAATGGAGGAGCTAGCACACCTGTAAACTGGACTGGAAATTTAGCTCCAAATAAATATGAAATAGTTACTTTTACAACCACTCAATCAACTGGGACTTTAAACGTATCTATAGCTAACGCAAATGGCGGAGCTGACCAAAGAGCAGGAAACAACACAGCAAGTAAAGCTTTTAATTTCCCTGCAACAACACCACCTACTGATTATCCTTATACTGCTTTTAATTTCACACTTATCAAAGATAATTGGGGAACAGAAACAACTTGGGATTTAAAAAATTCTGCTGGTACAATTTTATATAGCGGTGGACCTTACACAGGTTCTGGTACTGGAGGAGGAACTACTGTAGAAAATCAAAATTGGAATTTAGCACCAGATTGTTATACTTTTACAATTAATGACACTGCAGGAGATGGAATTTGTTGTGCTTATGGTACTGGTAGCTATTCTATAACAACAAATTCAGGATCAACTACTGTTGTTTCTGGTGGAGACTTTACATCTACAGAAACTACTACTTTTACTAATGCTTCGTTAAGCAATGGTGGATTTAATTTAGATTCGATTTCAGTTTACCCAAACCCAACGGAAGATATTTTAAATGTTTCTATTCCTTCTCAGTTAGGCTCAAATGTTTCGTATGAAATATTTAACTACTTAGGACAAGTTGTTAAAAGTTCTGAAAGCTCATCATCTGTTTTCAGCATAAATACTTCTAACTTTTCAAATGGAGTATATTTTATAAAATTAAATGTTGAAGGAGCTTCAAAAACTTTAAGATTTATTAAGAACTAA